In Allomuricauda ruestringensis DSM 13258, the following proteins share a genomic window:
- a CDS encoding pseudouridine synthase — MAKSDNKGRRPSKNFKGGDRKKPFDKKFSSKPKQSAPRKPSNPDVIRLNRYIANAGICSRREADTFIAAGNVTVNGKTITEMGFKVKRSDDVRFDGKRLNLEKKEYILLNKPKNFITTTSDEKGRRTVMELISSASNNRLLPVGRLDRNTTGLLLFTNDGDLTKKLTHPKHNVRKIYHVHLDNNLSLADLHKIEAGLELEDGPITVDSVSYIQGAPKREVGVEIHSGRNRIVRRIFEHLGYNVTKLDRVIFAGLTKKDLPRGHWRHLTEQEVINLKNIK; from the coding sequence ATGGCGAAATCAGACAACAAAGGTAGAAGACCTTCCAAAAACTTCAAGGGCGGGGATAGAAAAAAACCGTTTGACAAAAAATTTTCCTCAAAACCAAAGCAGAGCGCTCCAAGAAAACCATCCAATCCGGATGTAATTCGTTTGAACCGCTACATTGCCAATGCTGGCATTTGTTCCCGAAGGGAAGCGGATACTTTTATTGCTGCCGGGAATGTTACGGTTAATGGAAAGACCATCACCGAAATGGGTTTTAAGGTAAAACGTTCCGATGATGTACGTTTTGATGGAAAGCGACTGAACTTGGAAAAGAAGGAGTACATTTTGCTGAACAAACCCAAGAATTTTATCACCACTACGAGTGATGAAAAGGGACGCCGTACCGTAATGGAGTTGATTTCGAGTGCCTCGAACAATCGTTTGTTACCCGTGGGCCGTTTGGATAGAAATACCACTGGACTTCTACTGTTCACCAACGACGGTGACCTCACCAAAAAATTGACCCATCCCAAACATAACGTGCGTAAAATTTACCATGTGCATTTGGACAATAATCTAAGTTTGGCCGACCTACACAAAATTGAAGCTGGTCTGGAGTTGGAAGATGGCCCAATTACCGTGGATAGTGTAAGTTACATTCAAGGAGCGCCAAAACGTGAAGTAGGGGTGGAGATTCACAGCGGACGTAACCGCATTGTGCGCCGTATTTTTGAGCATTTGGGGTACAATGTTACCAAATTGGACCGTGTTATTTTTGCTGGACTTACCAAAAAGGATTTGCCACGAGGCCATTGGCGACACTTGACCGAGCAGGAGGTAATTAATTTGAAGAATATAAAGTAA
- a CDS encoding Txe/YoeB family addiction module toxin has product MKYVFVDESWEDYLYWQKTDKKKVRKINALLKDIARNPFDGIGKPEPLKHKYSGFWSRRIDSEHRLIYQYRDEEILIAKCRFHYD; this is encoded by the coding sequence ATGAAATATGTATTTGTGGACGAATCTTGGGAGGATTATTTGTATTGGCAAAAAACGGACAAAAAAAAGGTTAGGAAAATAAATGCCCTTTTAAAGGACATAGCTCGAAACCCTTTTGACGGAATTGGAAAACCAGAACCTTTAAAACACAAATACTCCGGGTTTTGGTCAAGAAGAATTGATAGTGAACACAGACTGATATACCAATACAGAGACGAGGAAATATTGATTGCAAAATGTAGGTTCCATTATGACTAA
- a CDS encoding type II toxin-antitoxin system Phd/YefM family antitoxin, which produces MQITSVSDFRKDIKTYLDRVVKDFETLVINRGKDSGIVVMSLQEYNSLMATSHELSSRKNEMRLDSAIEKLKKGESFDKDLIKD; this is translated from the coding sequence ATGCAGATTACGAGTGTATCGGACTTCAGAAAAGATATTAAGACCTACTTGGACAGGGTAGTGAAAGATTTTGAAACCTTAGTCATCAACCGTGGAAAAGATTCCGGGATAGTAGTCATGTCTTTACAAGAATACAATTCATTAATGGCCACAAGCCATGAACTATCCTCTCGAAAAAATGAAATGAGATTGGATTCCGCTATTGAGAAACTAAAAAAAGGAGAATCTTTCGATAAGGATCTAATCAAAGATTGA